From one Humulus lupulus chromosome 8, drHumLupu1.1, whole genome shotgun sequence genomic stretch:
- the LOC133795361 gene encoding E3 ubiquitin-protein ligase RING1-like has product MATLVISNSNVRRPSNFPMIDQVFDLDEVLTLAEDSTPPSDGDDQTTEVVRDSVAAQPNKYTHATDHQTASSGTVTALNVEYSCMVCMESFHYSGGRSGVRISCGHVYHADCIAAWLSVCDSCPLCRCRISAAEQFSCAVGKQRN; this is encoded by the coding sequence aTGGCTACCTTAGTTATTTCAAATTCAAACGTCCGACGACCATCGAATTTTCCGATGATCGACCAGGTGTTCGACCTCGACGAGGTTCTCACCTTAGCCGAGGATTCAACTCCACCCTCTGATGGCGATGATCAGACCACAGAAGTCGTTAGAGATTCGGTGGCAGCACAACCCAACAAGTATACACATGCAACAGATCATCAAACGGCGTCGTCGGGAACGGTAACGGCGCTAAACGTAGAATATTCTTGCATGGTTTGTATGGAAAGCTTCCACTACTCCGGCGGCCGATCCGGTGTACGAATCTCCTGTGGACACGTGTACCACGCAGATTGTATCGCCGCTTGGCTTTCCGTCTGCGATTCCTGCCCTCTCTGCCGCTGCCGCATCTCCGCCGCCGAACAATTTTCTTGTGCCGTCGGCAAGCAACGTAACTGA